The genomic region agggtctttatctatacctacccatgcaaaaaatcacgtcaatccgttgcgacgtgattgaaggacaaacaaacacactttcgcatttataataagggtactgattgtattCGCAAGTTATTCTCTTTATCAAAAGGAACGAATGAATTCCATACAAAGGaaacgtaatttttttgtgaaataccATACCTACCCAATCATATATTCATTGGACGGTCCCGTACTTTTCCGTAGAGAACTTTGTGAAAGTGAAAGGATTACTGTTCGCGCCGCAAGGAACGCGTCGTggtgtgtgtgtgcatgtgtgtgtgcggACGTCTCGGCAGGGCGCAGGCGGGCCCCGATCACTTCTTGTTCGAGAACTTGTGCGCGCACGCCGGACGTGCGCtgataaaatgtaatttaacCAATTACAACCATATTCACAAGGTGAAAGTTTGTTTTACTAAAACACAACAACGAGGAGCCATCGAAGTCCCCAACATCTGCTGGCGACCGTGACAGGACCTGCAATCGGCAAGGAGACTCGAACAAGAAGTGATATGGCCCGCATGGCGAACGCCAGTCTCCTtgcacacacacatgcacacacacaccACGACGCGTTCCTTGCGGCGCGAACAATTACTTTACTACACCCTATCCgcagaaagaagttagtatacaTTTTGAGTCGCCAACCAATCAAGATGAAATGCTTACCTCTACCTCTCCATCATTTATATGGGATCACGTAACAGAGaggcgctatactaacttcttgaCGCGGATAGTGTATTGAGATTTGTTTACatccagataggcaaagctgTTCTCTCAATAGTTTACAACTTACCAACGTCGTTGGTAGAATTCGAACATAATAGTCCTCTATTTCATGCATTCAGTaccttgactgactgactgacttttacTGCGCAAGATTGCCATTTGGAGCGCTAGCTGCAGATGTTTAGACGAAATTGAGCTTTAAAACTAAGCAGTTTCGGTTCATTTTAGTTTGATGTTAAAGTGTCACGcttgaattctatcaacgttagcGAGATGTAAACTTTTGTACTAACCGtacaaattattttagtacaacttttatatttacccttataacttttatatacccttataacttttataacttttatatacccttataacttttatattttagggTATTGGATTAAAAAACCAAACTACAAACTTTAGAACTATATATTCATCCATATTGCAATCGACTCACTCGCTTTCTATAAACACACAATTTAGCACTATACATTATTTACACACAAGTCTGTCAATCCTCATATAAGTTTATTCCTTCGTATCCTATACACCTCTTTGGCTGTCTGGCTGTTCTTGAACCGCATCTCgctctttttctctttaaatTTCATCTCGCTCACACTCACCCCCGTTAACTTATCAGTCTTTTTGTATTTCTCCATTTTCGACCTTATTCCCTGCTCCGAGGGTTCGACATCGTCATTTTCGTTGAACAAATCTTTGACGGATACTAATCTATGTGAATTGCCTACTCTTAGTAACCTCTTTAGCCCTCTGGAAGATTTTTGTTCTACAAGGCCCAAGATACCCCAGTCGTCAGATTTTTGTCCATCCATGCAAGATTCTAAATGCCAAGCGGCATTTCTTACTTCTAAACGCAACCTTTCGCATTCCTCGTAACTAACATTTCTGCTAACATTCAGGGCTTGTTCTAAAGGGTTAACTACGTATAAGGGATGGGAATTCGGTTTCCGAATAGGTTTTCCTTCGTTAAGGGATATGGCTTTGTCTTGGAAATCGAACTGTGAGTAGAACTCGAAGAATTTGAAGAGTAAAGTCTGTAAGTCGTCGTTGTTTTGTGCGTATGACTCGAAAGGTAGTCTGTCGAGGTCTCGTAGAAAAGTGCAGTTGAGATTCTCTTCGGCTATTCTTACGTCATCTTTGCCTGGAAGAGAAATTAGTATAGTTTCAGATTCAatcattataaaaattacaaatttttaCATTGATAACAAAGCAAAGTTGCAAATGACGAGGTACTTTTCTCCAGTCTAAAGTCACACTGATGATGGTAATATTTTACCAACAGTGTTCTGCTTCACCAGTAAGTAACGTAACTTAATATTCTCATCAGAATAGGCTTGAGTTAATTTAGAATCATTCTTAATTActtgttactagatgatgcccgcgacttcgtccgcgtggatttatgttttttgaaaatcccgtgggaactctttaattttccgggataaaaagtagccttatgtccttccctgggatgtagtctgtaccaaatttcatcaaaatcggttgaactgttgggccgtgaaaagctagtagacagatagacagacacacattcgcatttataacattagtatggataataaatgTAGTGGAATGATTCTAAGTATAAATTGATATGAGGATGTTGGTCCAGTCTGTTCCGATGTTCTTTAGGTGACGGGAAGACCCATTACGTAcagtcgactagtcgcccggcgaCTCTGTCGACGGCGACCGTTATAATCTgcaatttatatggaagtcgtCGTGTGTATGCGCACGCAGTCGCCGCGACGACTTACATCGCCGGGCGATTAGTCGTCTAACTGTAAACACAAATAAGCTTATCATGATTAGGAGTATCTTACCAGCTAAATCGACCAGGTGTTTCAACGTCGGCAGCACGGGTCCATTGCCCTTCTGCTGCAGGAAGAACAGCACCAGCAGCGTCAGCGGGAAGTTGGTGAGCCAACGCCCCGGGTGTACGTTGGTCAGCCCGACGGCGCGCGCCCAACACCGCACGACGCACGTCAACGGACGCACTCGCGCGTCCAACGAGCCCAGCTGCCAGAGAAGCTCCGACATGTACACCCCCGACCTACAAAAGTGCCGCCGGTCAGAGCGGGCAGACTGTGAGTAAGCGCGggaactgtgcgggtgtgcggggcgttcccccccgactgccatctcgacctgtcgcgtactatacgtaacAACTTGAGCGATTCGCCTTTGATTTTTAGACCCTTAGGCTGAGACCATAACACTGCGATACGACGTCGGATCGTAAAAATCTACGACGTCGCACAATACACTGCAAATTTCCGATGCGGTGCCGCACCGTACAAACTTGCGACGATGCGACGACGTATTCCTGTTCAGTCGGTGTCTACACCTCTCTGTGTGCCGTTCTATGCTGCTTGTGTTTTTATGAGTCTTAACGCAAGTAGAAGTAGGATACGTGTAGTGCGGTCAGAGTTTTCGAGTAGGATGCCGTGAGCGCTGAAATTTTTACGTTGCGTCAACATATCGCATTGCGATGCGGCATCGTTTTtacgatgcgatgtcgcaccgcagtgttgtaGCCTCGCCCTTACGCACGGTCGCCGGGCGGTTTCATTGGCGGGCCGAATGGGGCGCAAGGGAATTTCTCCCGCGCGAGAGCatgcgattggttgatcagtcgtCCTTTGTTTCCCTCAATGTGCCCCCACTGCTTTTTGTCTACTGCACAATACTGGCTATTATATTTGATAAGTATTAATCAAATCGTAGATAGTTACGTATTATTACAGCATAGGTCGCAATCAACATCAGCCAAGTCATGCGAGTACTTCACGATAGGAACCCTGGCGTTGAGTATCTTCTGCACTCGAGAGGCGCCGGGCACTCGCATCTCCAGCAAAGCGCCGACTAGCTCCATGTGTCTCTGCCAGGGACTTCGCCCTCCTTCGGATTTCTTCTCTTGATATACCAACCGATGATTTGGTGATGTCtggaacaaataaaattatcattggCTACCTGGTTTTCACTCATATCACTACTCattttatgcgaaagtgtgtttgattgttggtttgtccttcaatcatgtcgaaagggagcaacagatcgacgtgattttttgcacagtATATtcaaagacctggatagtgacataacCTACTTTGTatcccaaaaaattaaagagttcccataggattttcaAAGCTATCAGCTAATATTAAATGCATAAGAGCTGATATTCACACATTCAATCTCCAAACTAAAATGGCAGGTCAAAATGTATTGCTCTCCCTTACATAATGTTTCtggcggaaaaggatagcactagatttagacctgacaatttagtatagagattgtgtacaacagaatttgCCACATTATGATATGGATAAATACCAAAGTCACTTACCATATGATCATTCAAAGTGTTAGTAAGAACTAGATCAAGATCACAGCCCATCTTTCCAAATCCATTGACAGATGAACCAAATGGCTGGATTTTGATGTTTGCATACAGACTGCTAAATATCATTTCTAACTGAAACATGAGAACGAAAATGTCTTCATTATAGTATAGATGTGTAACGTTCATATGATAGCACTACCTATcataacccatattataaatgtgaacgtgtgtttgtttgttgggttgtcattcaatcacgccacaacggagcaaccgatcgacgtgatttcttgcatgagtatagtttaagacctggagaatggcataatcaaagagttaccatgtattaaaaaacctaaatccattcaGATGAGGTCTCTGGCTAGTGTCATAAAATCCATTCTTGCTCATGAATAAGACAGAAAGTACGGTACAAAATACACAAGAATAAAAGGCTATTTATGGATATAACCCAAAGAAGTtagtttaaaactttttaatttatttattttttaaatgatctcttacaatatacatattctaCATTTACTACATAACTTACTCACTAAAACACACACTGATATGTATATTGATAACAAGTGCACACAACGTTTGCAATTATTGTGCCAAGTGAACATGTTTAACGTATTAAAGTGTATAGTtagtaaaaacaataaaactatatcaatacaagtacatattaataaattaatcaacacataattaagttattttaaacTCAGTCAGttcgaactgactcccttgacaaaggaccccagatgggttaAAAGCTGGTCAGGCTAACGACGACTAAATACATGAGTATAGCTGTtgagatattttatataaataattacctGTCTAGCAACCATATATCTCAGCCTCACTCCTATATCATTCAGCACAGTTCTATCGTACATCATCTGTATTTGGTCTGACACTGTCTCGCAACTCAACAGCTCCTCAAATAGCACTTCTTCATTGACTCTCACACTACCATCTTTGATTGCCAGTTCTTTTACACTCTGTGGATATTTCTGCTTGACGCCTGTGACTGCCCGGAACCATAGGAAAGGCGACTGTACTCCCATAACATCAAGGTCTTTTTGGTGTGAACTACATGACTGTAATATGTCTTTTAGGTTTTCTTCAGTGCTTAATTCTATGAGCATGAAATGctgtaaataaaacataaacttCACATATCAGCCCGTATATTATAACTTACAATATTTATGATAGgttttagtcagtcagtttacagtgtgacaaggctttTTTTGCACTTGAATGACATGGACAGGGGGGCgttagttgtagaacaaaggcttagattattcaaacaagaacaaaagagacacttgacggcaacgttagttccgattttcgccacgcgccaaaagagccttgtcgcactgtagatagTTTTAGAGAATATACTGTAcagtataaaaatttaaaaatatagagCATGGTGTTTTAATTTGGAAGTATATATAGGTTGAGTTATAATCAAGcagttaaatttaaaaccaaACCCTGATTAAGGACCTCTGagtttaatacaaaaattaagtaagtaagtttatttattgtgcacataaatttgtttaaaaaaaccacacaaatatttttaaaatagttttataaaatagaaaaaccTACTTAAACTAAACCAGTTATAAAAGTAATgacatgatttatatagtaattagataaggctagctttattaagttttattgtaatattttgattaaatacatttaaaaaaaaagtaatgaattttgataaatgtacctactttatggtgcaaaaaatattttgagctCTGTATGAATGTAGGAAGAAATACTGGGGAGTGTAAAACCCACCAACCTACATTGGAGCAGTACAGTAGATCTAACTATTCTACTAGTATTAAAAAGGCaggagtgtgtttgtttgtccttcaaccacacCACAACGGGGCCCCAGATCGATgtgttttgcatggatatagcttAAGGCTTGGCGAATGAtatctaggctacttttaatcccttttttaaacacaagattttaaaaaacctgtctgcatggacgaagtcgcgggaatcatctagtaggtactttaaaactTACTCGTAGTAGAGATTTTTGTTACATACAAAAATCTCTACATCTCTTTTGTTACGTACATAAAACTTATTTTAGAGCTCACCTCTCCTCCAGAATTCTTATAATGATGAATGTCATCAATAGACGCATATTTAGAACAATATCCATACAATTCGTTAAACGAAGACTCTGAATTCACTTGAACGACGAGACTTCGACGCGCCTCCGCTCTCCTTTGAGCCACAATCTCATCAAAACTAATAAATTTTCGCGATACATCTGAAAATTAAACATAACctataaaatgttatttaacaATTGTATTACTTGATGAAAACGTGTATTTACCCGAACTTTTTCTgtgaaatatatatttattgaaaatattgttGAATGCCTTTCTTAGTAAATACACTTTGCCTGTCTGAAATAAAAcagacattttaaatttttagcgaAAAAGTTgagtgtatttttaaaaacataacatgTCAAAGAGTCAAATGACATATGACAATTATGACAACTACTATGTAAAAATTGACAGCTGTCTCTTAAAATCTTGAAAAGCTTGGatcttatacctaggtacttggaTGAAATAATTTAGAGTTTAATACTCTAgagcatagagtaaagtaatacactggcTCTAGAGTCTAGAGAAAAACCAACCCAACGTGGTATGTGGGCATGTAGAAAGAAGTAGGTACCGCGTTGATTTGGAACTATGATGTCGGCGGCCTATGTTGGCGGTGATTGTCGGCCATGTTGTCGTTCGTCGATGTTAATCAAGTTCGTTTGTTGTGGTAGATTTTTTGTgagtttttaactagcttagtgcattttaaagattgtttacTATCCCTATTAATGTTGTTTACAACGCCATTATGTCACGCGATTACAGCGCTGCGTCTGGGggacttctttcatgaaaaggacTTTGCCAAGTACCACAGACCAGTAATCCAAGTACTCTGTGGAAATGTCAACCAACTTAACTTTTTTAGATTTCTAAGGCATGATTTAGGTTATTGTTGTACCAAAATATTGTGATGAGTGAAAATATGAATTGAATATTATTAGAGCAGCTGTGTTAAAAGTAACAAAAATGACGACCAGGCTTTTGGGGCGAATGCTTGTTccaataattataaatacacGAACAAAACCAGTAAACCTCGTACAGGGCAGTGAAAGAGTGATTTCTACTTCTGTAAACTTTATATCAGTTAGAAACTATGCTAAAAGTAAAGACCGAGGGAAGGACAAGAAAAGTAAAGGGGGAGGGAAAGTGGAGATCAATCCTACAATCATGTCAGAGTTAGTGCCCGTGGAAAAGCTCAAAGAAAGATGTCAGAGTGCCATTGAAAATATGAAAGAAGACTTTGCTAAAAACCTTTCTCTAAGGTCAACTACCGGCGCTATAGACTCATTACCAATTAAATATGATGGCAAAGACTATGAGCTGCAAGAACTAGCACAAATAGTTAGAAAGAACCCTAAAACAATTGTTATAAACTTTGCCTCTTTCCCACAAGTAATACCGGACGTTTTAAAGGCAATTTACAACTCGGGCCTGAATTTAAATCCACAACAAGATGGTACAACTTTGTATGTCCCTGTACCTAAAGTTACAAAGGAGCACAGAGAGGCGTTAGCAAAAAATGCTAAATCATTATACGTCAAATGCAGGGACACAGTCAAAGATATTCAGAATGAGTATATCAAGAAGAATAAAAAGCAAACTGGTGTCTCTgaagatttagtttttaatgtaaataaacaaataacagCGTTATGTGAGCAGTACTTACAGGAAGCGAAACATATATATGATGCTAAGCATGATGAACTGTTGGGCAAATAATTGTTCATataacttttgcatttattatgaCTAATTGATTTTTGTGTTCAGCAATTTAGATCTGTAATAAATTAGAGCTTTATATTgagttagtttttattttaatttgataagaaatttcatacaaatggTCTGGTTACTAGAGCTTAATTTTTACAAAGCCCATTTAGCCTAGTCTGCTGTCCATTGTAGAAAAAGCAATTAACTgcaaaaaattaagaattaagagcaatttctaaaatatatgggtagttattttagaaaaactgatgtttctaaaataaaattagtcaaGTCCAACTTGACTCGCACAAGCAGGGTTCTGTAGCGTAGtactgtacaagaaataacacttcaatattttggttttttttggtTGTTATAATACACATATacacaatagaaatacacattctgtgttAATTTCATCAAGATACATCTTATAACCTTCTGACAGACAGGAGGGATAGCGGAGGTTTAATAATAGGATCCCgctggcactcttcgggtacggaaccctaaaaagtttgcTATACGTAGGACCAAACTATAATTGTTTGTTCTTGTAATTTGGCTGTATACAGCGTCGCCTTTGCCTACACTTcatgcattaaaaataaaatgtaagtcGAGTCTGACAGTGACATCATTGACATTGACTTGActtagttgtttttgtaatgtactctgtggtttttgtcatttttattgTCCATTTATTGTCATAACAAGGCGCTACGATTACAAGATTTGTATTCGAACagatttgtttgttatttttctAATAATCGTCAAAGAAATGGATGAGCGCAATCTGAAACGCACGACTTCTTATGACAGAGTGATGCCCCGCGTGTACAATAGATCTCATCCAAGTGCTACGGCTAATTCAAAAGTAACGCGCCACGATACTTCTTCCTCGCGGATTGGCGCGAAAGCGAGTCCTTCGAACTTGAGTTCCAGTGTTTTTAGGGAGTTGCCTTTAGTTTTAAGTGGTTATGAGCCTGAGACGCCCTTAGATAGGCCTAAAGCTCCCAAATATGTTACTAAACCCAGGAGAACTGTTAAGTCGCAGGACCCGGGAAAGTCTCCGCTAATGCCTGGTAGAAATCGTCAGGGAAGTGAAAATAATCGTAATATTCGTGTTTGTGGCTCTGCTCCTTGTGTAACAGACTTTGAGTCTGTGGGCTGGTCGGACTCTCACCTTAGGCAGTGTTATTCTAGTAGGTCTCATACAAGACTAAAAGAATTGAAGGTATAGTAAAAGTAacttttctaaataatattttaagacaATGCTCACACTGTCACACGGTAGATATTACAAGAAAGTAAATTGAATCTGCATTGTAATGCATTTATTAGTTACAGTAAACCTCTAAGGCTTATACAATTAATTTAACACCTATAAAACTTCACTTCATAGgtattatgttaaataatacgATAATTAATCATAAGAACACGTTTCTTGAGCTAAGTAGCAAAACATGACAGTTCACCAATTATCGTTTTTTATCTACCCACTTCTTCACTctaggctggtttccgcacttaacgtttccgtctgttgtgcgttacGTTTGCCCACTTGTATTATCTTTTATTACAAAAAGGTAAGCAaatgatgtaggtttttaaacatgACAATAGGCTTATCACTCTGCTCTGTTTCAGCCAGTATGAAATTATATTATGGGGCATGTTACTGAGAATTTATTacaccactagcttatgcttgcgactatTTTACCCTCCTTAAGGtgtgacttttcaaaaatcttttcttagcggatgcctacgtcatctgcatgccaaatttcatgatagatcagtcagtcagtcagtcacctttccatctatatatttagataaaatactTTCTCATTCAAAGAGTGTAATAAACTACATATTCATAGTATACAATTTTTCTTCATATCAAGTCAGTACCTAGCTATATATCTATTATTATGAATGGAATGGAATTTATTGTTTCAGGATGAGATAAAAGCTTTTCAAAAGACGGAGAAGCTGATGCAGCTTCGGAGTCACCTGTACAAGAAGTGTGGTGTAGTGCTGGACGACGTGGGGCAGGTGGCTGAGCACAAGGCTGTGCAGGTGCAGGAGTCAGGTGAGACAGTTTTTTATCATTCAGGTAcacgttagcccttgactgcaatggtggtaagtgatgatgcagtttggaaagcaggctaacctggaagaggtatggcagtttttattaaacccatgcccctttggtttctgtatggcatcgtaccggaacgctaaatcgcttggtggcacagctttgcaggtagggtggtaaccagccacggccgaagcctttcACCAGACCAGtccagacatttagaaattatgaaattccaaacccctgccaggaatcaaaccctggacctcccactaataagaccacagcacttaacACTGCCCCAGAGAGATTGTCAAAACAGTCATTTTCATAAGTTCCTTCTGGCTTCCATTTTCCCCACCATCAACAATATTGGGACCTttaaaagtgaataggcatcttctaggcaagcactaaatagtaagtgatgatgcagccgaaGTTGGAGactttaggctgcatcatcacttactatttAGTGTGATTGCAGTGAAGTGCATGCGTATACATATACTTAcacatataaaaagaaaataaaaagtagttgTACAATTAATCTAATGTAATTGAACTGGATTTCCCCTCTTGAATCAATTACAAATTTCTATTAAAAAGAGGTAGCTTGTATGTAGGGAGTAATTGCTAGCCTGAAATATCCTACCACTGggcaacaataattttattgtctcttcgaaaaaaccacaagaaaatATCAAATTGTTTCAATGAAGGTCATAAAGCAATATTACTTCTTATTCTAGTTTTAATTTCTTCAATTTAGAGTAAGCCTGTAAAACTTGAAATGCAGGAAACAacataagtattaaaataaaacgccATCTATaccaaataataaacattttcttATCACAGCTTATGACTTTGCAGTCCTTGAATAACTGCATAGGTGGAGCCACTAACATTCACGAAATTATTTAGCAAAGCACTGatctaaagaaaatataaagctAATTATCAATAGCATTTATCAATTTTTGTATCAGTATAATTTTAGTTTC from Maniola hyperantus chromosome 16, iAphHyp1.2, whole genome shotgun sequence harbors:
- the mRRF1 gene encoding ribosome-recycling factor, mitochondrial, encoding MTTRLLGRMLVPIIINTRTKPVNLVQGSERVISTSVNFISVRNYAKSKDRGKDKKSKGGGKVEINPTIMSELVPVEKLKERCQSAIENMKEDFAKNLSLRSTTGAIDSLPIKYDGKDYELQELAQIVRKNPKTIVINFASFPQVIPDVLKAIYNSGLNLNPQQDGTTLYVPVPKVTKEHREALAKNAKSLYVKCRDTVKDIQNEYIKKNKKQTGVSEDLVFNVNKQITALCEQYLQEAKHIYDAKHDELLGK
- the MTPAP gene encoding poly(A) RNA polymerase, mitochondrial, with the translated sequence MSVLFQTGKVYLLRKAFNNIFNKYIFHRKSSDVSRKFISFDEIVAQRRAEARRSLVVQVNSESSFNELYGYCSKYASIDDIHHYKNSGGEHFMLIELSTEENLKDILQSCSSHQKDLDVMGVQSPFLWFRAVTGVKQKYPQSVKELAIKDGSVRVNEEVLFEELLSCETVSDQIQMMYDRTVLNDIGVRLRYMVARQLEMIFSSLYANIKIQPFGSSVNGFGKMGCDLDLVLTNTLNDHMTSPNHRLVYQEKKSEGGRSPWQRHMELVGALLEMRVPGASRVQKILNARVPIVKYSHDLADVDCDLCCNNTSGVYMSELLWQLGSLDARVRPLTCVVRCWARAVGLTNVHPGRWLTNFPLTLLVLFFLQQKGNGPVLPTLKHLVDLAGKDDVRIAEENLNCTFLRDLDRLPFESYAQNNDDLQTLLFKFFEFYSQFDFQDKAISLNEGKPIRKPNSHPLYVVNPLEQALNVSRNVSYEECERLRLEVRNAAWHLESCMDGQKSDDWGILGLVEQKSSRGLKRLLRVGNSHRLVSVKDLFNENDDVEPSEQGIRSKMEKYKKTDKLTGVSVSEMKFKEKKSEMRFKNSQTAKEVYRIRRNKLI